In a genomic window of Gossypium arboreum isolate Shixiya-1 chromosome 7, ASM2569848v2, whole genome shotgun sequence:
- the LOC108458298 gene encoding glucan endo-1,3-beta-glucosidase 14-like, with amino-acid sequence MEKQIKMSYMAASSLLLLLFFSGSPIQILGLGVGINYGQIANNLPSPSRVAYLLKSLNISRVKLYDADLNVLLAFSHTNVDFIIGLGNEYLPNMTDPIKARNWLQQRVQPHLPQTRITCITMGNEVFKTYDHQLWSNLLPAMQTVYNALVDLGLDKQVTVTSAHSLDILSISFPPSAGSFRQDLGEYLHGILNFHAEVKSPFLINAYPYFAYKDNPNEVPLDYVLFQSNQGTVDPITNLKYDNMLYAQVDAVYSAIKAMGHTDIEVRISETGWPSRGDDDEAGATPENAGLYNGNLLKRIEEKQSTPAKPNVPVDIYVFALFNENLKPGPASERNYGLYYPNGTPVYNIGVQGYLPGMVYTSPSTKIALSVVSNVLFLVIAYLIFA; translated from the exons ATGGAGAAACAGATTAAGATGAGTTATATGGCTGCCTCTTCTCTTCTCCTACTTCTCTTTTTCTCAG GTTCTCCAATCCAAATCCTTGGTCTTGGAGTTGGAATCAACTATGGCCAAATCGCAAACAATCTTCCATCTCCATCTCGAGTCGCCTATCTTCTCAAATCCCTCAATATCAGCAGAGTGAAGCTCTACGACGCTGATCTTAACGTTCTTCTTGCCTTCTCCCATACAAATGTCGATTTCATTATCGGACTCGGTAACGAGTATCTACCCAACATGACCGATCCTATCAAAGCTCGAAACTGGCTTCAGCAGCGAGTTCAGCCCCACCTGCCTCAAACCCGGATTACTTGCATAACTATGGGGAACGAAGTGTTCAAAACCTATGATCATCAGCTATGGTCTAATCTCCTCCCTGCAATGCAAACTGTTTACAACGCTCTTGTTGATCTTGGCCTTGATAAACAAGTAACCGTCACTTCCGCGCATTCTCTCGATATCTTAAGCATCTCTTTTCCGCCTTCCGCCGGTTCTTTTAGGCAAGATCTCGGCGAGTATCTTCACGGAATTCTCAATTTTCATGCTGAGGTTAAGTCACCTTTCTTGATCAATGCATATCCTTATTTTGCATACAAGGACAACCCTAACGAAGTTCCACTAGATTATGTGCTTTTCCAGTCTAATCAAGGGACAGTGGATCCAATTACCAACTTGAAATATGACAACATGTTGTATGCTCAAGTTGATGCTGTTTATTCAGCTATCAAAGCAATGGGGCATACTGATATCGAAGTCCGGATTTCGGAAACCGGTTGGCCTTCCCGAGGTGATGATGACGAAGCAGGAGCTACACCGGAGAATGCAGGGTTGTACAATGGGAACCTGTTGAAAAGAATAGAAGAAAAACAAAGCACACCGGCAAAACCGAATGTCCCGGTTGACATATATGTTTTCGCACTCTTTAATGAGAATTTAAAACCTGGTCCTGCATCAGAGAGGAACTATGGTCTCTATTACCCTAATGGAACCCCAGTTTATAACATTGGAGTTCAAGGTTATCTTCCAGGGATGGTATATACATCACCCAGCACAAAGATT GCATTATCTGTTGTCTCCAATGTTCTGTTCTTAGTTATAGCATACTTAATCTTTGCTTGA
- the LOC108458307 gene encoding cytochrome c oxidase assembly protein COX11, mitochondrial produces the protein MSWSRISSRISLLNHSKNLRILSHESRFFPDSLYSSYKFFKASSGCGNNGLMPRCEFSTKPLTRSFDFLPYGSRCLVRLSSFSSQRQYASHVSHASTERKSKKTLLYLTALVFAMVGSSYAAVPLYRRFCQATGYGGTVQRRESVEEKVARHEKDGTVATREIVVQFNADVADGMPWKFVPTQREVRVKPGESALAFYTAENRSSKPITGVSTYNVTPMKAAVYFNKIQCFCFEEQRLLPGEQIDMPVFFYIDPEFETDARMDGINNLILSYTFFKVSEE, from the exons GAATTTCAAGTAGAATTTCTCTCTTGAATCACTCGAAGAATCTACGGATTTTGTCACACGAATCAAG ATTTTTTCCTGATTCTTTATATTCGAGTTACAAGTTCTTTAAAGCTTCTTCTGGGTGTGGCAACAATGGTCTGATGCCAAGATGTGAATTTAGCACAAAGCCTCTAACGAGGTCTTTTGATTTCCTTCCTTATGGTTCTCGATGTTTAGTGAGATTATCTTCCTTTAGCAGTCAGCGCCAATATGCTTCTCATGTATCCCATGCTTCCACTGAGAGGAAATCCAAAAAGACTCTTTTGTATCTTACTGCATTAGTGTTTGCAATGGTGGGAAGTAGTTACGCTGCTGTCCCATTATACCGAAGATTCTGCCAGGCTACTGGGTATGGTGGTACTGTCCAACGCCGTGAG AGTGTTGAAGAAAAGGTTGCTCGGCATGAAAAAGATGGGACAGTAGCAACAAG GGAGATAGTAGTGCAATTCAATGCTGATGTGGCGGATGGAATGCCCTGGAAATTTGTTCCAACTCAAAGAGAG GTGAGAGTCAAGCCTGGAGAAAGTGCTCTTGCTTTTTATACTGCTGAAAATCGAAGTTCAAAACCCATAACTGGTGTCTCTACATATAATGTCACCCCTATGAAG GCTGctgtttatttcaataaaatccaGTGCTTTTGCTTTGAGGAGCAGCGTCTTCTTCCTGGAGAGCAGATTGACATGCCT GTTTTCTTCTACATAGATCCTGAGTTTGAAACAGATGCCCGAATGGATGGTATAAACAACCTGATTTTATCATATACTTTTTTCAAGGTTTCCGAAGAATAG